A region of Streptomyces sp. WMMC500 DNA encodes the following proteins:
- a CDS encoding TIM-barrel domain-containing protein, with the protein MDPSVLTRRARALRAAVRNRRADAAALPRRRVERARVPGLAVAAEPAPGGGVIRFGRSTLQLRVTTTGAVFCGWDGTEPEPSYALARGPETDARVELEPDAAGGGWRVVSERVTVAVSRRGAVEVRTPAGVALRREQPPRWWESPGGPAGPEAGGVRRWVQRAHVAPDARFFGLGGRSAGPSLPDGRYRLWNTDPGGAFTPGDDPLSLTMPVQFVVSDAGCHLLFHDNSWDGSVELYRGAEGAGSGHDRPGRVEVRMDGGPLRYWVMAGSPARVLQSWTALTGAPAVPPGWALGHQHARWGFGGAEGVRRVVRGYRERGLPLAAVHLDIDHYDGHRVFTADPQRFPDLPRLARELAADGVRMVSIVDPGVKAEPGYPVYDAGVAADAFVRDTRGRPVRGVVWPGDAVFPDFTDPRARKWWGGLYAERLQQGFTGFWHDMNEPASFAAFGEQTLPRSARHALEGRGGDHREAHNVYALLMARAAYGALTGLQPDRRPFLFSRSGWAGLQRYGGTWSGDVATGWPGLAASLALVVGLGLCGVPYSGPDVGGFDGRPEPELYLRWLQLGSYLPLFRTHCAFDAGRREPWEFGPEVLAHAGAALRERERLRPYFRTLARLAERTGAPFVRPVWWYDPADRALRETEDAFLLGDALLVAPVLAAGVRRRAVRLPAGRWYDTATGRALRGPGTVELAAPQDRVPVLARAGAVLPVTGADGGMELEVWAPAPGVTGGGVVVRNDGDGWEAPRLDRYVTRWTGRTTVQREDGAEPDLPVRVRGE; encoded by the coding sequence ATGGATCCCTCCGTCCTCACCCGGCGTGCCCGCGCGCTGCGCGCCGCCGTGCGGAACCGGCGGGCCGACGCCGCCGCGCTCCCCCGCCGCCGTGTGGAACGGGCCCGGGTGCCGGGGCTCGCGGTCGCGGCCGAACCCGCCCCCGGCGGGGGCGTGATCCGCTTCGGCCGCTCCACGCTGCAACTGCGGGTGACGACGACCGGCGCGGTGTTCTGCGGCTGGGACGGTACCGAGCCGGAGCCTTCGTACGCGCTCGCCCGCGGGCCGGAGACGGACGCGCGCGTGGAGCTCGAACCGGACGCGGCGGGCGGCGGCTGGCGGGTGGTGTCGGAGCGGGTCACGGTGGCGGTGTCCCGCCGGGGGGCGGTGGAGGTCCGCACGCCGGCCGGCGTGGCGCTGCGCCGGGAGCAGCCGCCGCGCTGGTGGGAGTCGCCCGGCGGCCCGGCGGGCCCGGAGGCCGGCGGCGTACGGCGCTGGGTGCAGCGCGCGCACGTCGCCCCCGACGCCCGGTTCTTCGGCCTGGGCGGCCGGTCCGCGGGCCCCTCCCTGCCGGACGGCCGCTACCGCCTGTGGAACACCGATCCCGGCGGCGCCTTCACCCCCGGCGACGATCCGCTGTCGCTGACGATGCCCGTGCAGTTCGTCGTCTCCGACGCCGGCTGCCATCTGCTCTTCCACGACAACTCCTGGGACGGCAGCGTCGAGCTGTACCGCGGCGCCGAGGGCGCGGGCTCCGGCCACGACCGCCCCGGCCGCGTCGAGGTGCGCATGGACGGCGGCCCGCTGCGCTACTGGGTGATGGCCGGCTCCCCGGCCCGCGTCCTGCAGAGCTGGACGGCGCTCACCGGCGCCCCCGCCGTCCCGCCGGGCTGGGCGCTGGGCCACCAGCACGCCCGCTGGGGCTTCGGCGGCGCCGAGGGCGTGCGCCGCGTGGTGCGCGGGTACCGCGAGCGCGGTCTGCCGCTGGCCGCGGTGCACCTGGACATCGACCACTACGACGGCCACCGCGTCTTCACCGCCGACCCGCAGCGCTTCCCCGACCTGCCCCGGCTGGCCCGGGAGCTGGCCGCCGACGGCGTGCGCATGGTCTCGATCGTCGACCCGGGGGTGAAGGCGGAGCCGGGCTATCCGGTGTACGACGCGGGCGTGGCCGCCGACGCGTTCGTACGGGACACGCGCGGCAGGCCCGTACGCGGCGTGGTGTGGCCGGGCGACGCGGTCTTCCCCGACTTCACCGACCCGCGGGCGCGCAAGTGGTGGGGCGGGCTCTACGCCGAGCGGCTGCAGCAGGGCTTCACCGGCTTCTGGCACGACATGAACGAGCCCGCGTCCTTCGCGGCCTTCGGCGAGCAGACCCTGCCCCGCTCCGCCCGGCACGCCCTGGAGGGCCGCGGCGGCGACCACCGCGAGGCGCACAACGTCTACGCACTGCTCATGGCCCGCGCCGCGTACGGGGCGCTGACCGGTCTGCAGCCCGACCGCCGCCCCTTCCTGTTCTCCCGCTCCGGCTGGGCCGGCCTGCAGCGCTACGGCGGCACCTGGTCCGGCGACGTGGCCACCGGCTGGCCCGGCCTGGCGGCGTCGCTGGCGCTCGTCGTCGGCCTCGGCCTGTGCGGGGTGCCGTACTCGGGACCGGACGTCGGCGGGTTCGACGGGCGGCCGGAGCCGGAGCTGTATCTGCGCTGGCTCCAGCTCGGCTCGTACCTTCCGCTGTTCCGCACGCACTGCGCGTTCGACGCGGGCCGGCGCGAGCCGTGGGAGTTCGGGCCCGAGGTGCTGGCGCACGCCGGCGCGGCGCTGCGCGAGCGGGAGCGCCTGCGGCCGTATTTCAGGACGCTCGCCCGGCTCGCGGAGCGCACAGGCGCGCCTTTCGTCCGTCCTGTGTGGTGGTACGACCCCGCGGACCGGGCGCTGCGCGAGACGGAGGACGCCTTTCTGCTCGGCGACGCGCTGCTGGTGGCGCCGGTCCTGGCCGCGGGGGTGCGGCGGCGCGCGGTGCGGCTGCCGGCGGGGCGGTGGTACGACACGGCGACGGGCCGCGCGCTGAGGGGCCCGGGCACCGTGGAGCTGGCGGCGCCGCAGGACCGCGTGCCGGTGCTGGCCCGGGCGGGCGCGGTGTTGCCGGTCACGGGCGCGGACGGCGGCATGGAGCTGGAGGTCTGGGCGCCGGCGCCCGGCGTCACCGGCGGCGGCGTGGTCGTGCGGAACGACGGCGACGGCTGGGAGGCACCGCGCCTCGACCGGTACGTGACGCGGTGGACGGGCCGTACGACGGTCCAGCGCGAGGACGGCGCGGAGCCCGACCTGCCGGTGCGGGTGCGGGGCGAGTGA